The Candidatus Nanopelagicus abundans genome includes a region encoding these proteins:
- a CDS encoding DNA-directed RNA polymerase subunit beta' has product MLDVNFFDELRIGLASTDNIREWSFGEVKKPETINYRTLKPEKDGLFDEKIFGPTRDWECYCGKYKRVRFKGIICERCGVEVTRAKVRRERMGHIELAAPVTHIWYFKGVPSRLGYLLDLAPKDLEKVIYFAAYMITEVDTEARAEDMPTLEKKYSSDVKKIESRRDLELDTRTKKMESDLSDLEDEGAKADARRKVRESGERELKTIRDRNQKELDRLDAVWNRFKNLKVQDLEGDELLYRELRDRYGVYFKGSMGASAIKARLETFDLKAEFDKLNELSQTGKGQKKTRAIKRLKVVNSFLNTRNKPASMVLDCVPVIPPDLRPMVQLDGGRFATSDLNDLYRRVINRNNRLKRLADLGAPEIIVNNEKRMLQEAVDSLFDNGRRGRPVTGPGNRPLKSLSDMLKGKQGRFRQNLLGKRVDYSGRSVIVVGPQLKLHQCGLPKQMALELFKPFVMKRLVDLNHAQNIKSAKRMVERARPVVWDVLEEVIAEHPVLLNRAPTLHRLGIQAFEPQLVEGKAIQIHPLVCTAFNADFDGDQMAVHLPLSAEAQAEARVLMLSSNNILSPASGRPITSPTQDMVLGLYFLTSLREKELGEGRAFSSIAEAVMAFDQGSLSLQAKIKLRIDKSGVAETRETTLGRALFNEVLPADFPFVDYDVTKKLLGLIVDNLAEGYAKVTVAQTLDALKSLGFYWATRAGVTISINDVVTPGRKREILEGYETKADKVQSQYEKGLITDDERRQELIEIWTLATNEVAKEMEDNFPRTNPVWMMVYSGARGNMMQIRQIAGMRGLVANPKGEIIPRPIKSNFREGLSVLEYFISTHGARKGLADTALRTADSGYLTRRLCDVAQDVIIREEDCGTDRGLTLKMAAKDSTGTLVRDDHVETSLFGRNLAEDVSASGKVLLTAGTDLGDRNIDTLVAAGIEEVKVRSVLTCDSKVGQCAMCYGRSMAAGKIVDVGEAVGIIAAQSIGEPGTQLTMRTFHTGGAQLLGETQITHGLPRVQELFEARTPKGVAPIAEAAGTVSFLEDAKGKKIVVTPEDGGEAVAYPITRRQKLLVEDGSRVSVGQQLVVGAIDPKQVLRILGPRQTQIHLVSEIQEVYRMQGVSIHDKHIEIIVRQMLKRITVLEPGDADLLPGELVERGRFEEENRRVVSTGGKAASGRPELMGITKASLATESWLSAASFQETTRVLTDAALSEKSDPLLGLKENVIIGKLIPAGTGLARYRNIRVEPTEEAKAAVYAAYDQYEFTPFESQGSGEAVRLDEFEVR; this is encoded by the coding sequence ATGTTAGACGTTAACTTTTTTGATGAGTTAAGAATTGGTCTTGCCTCAACTGACAATATTCGTGAGTGGTCGTTCGGTGAGGTTAAAAAGCCAGAGACAATTAACTACCGAACATTAAAGCCAGAAAAAGATGGTTTATTTGACGAGAAGATCTTTGGACCAACTCGTGACTGGGAATGTTATTGCGGTAAGTACAAGCGCGTACGATTTAAAGGAATTATCTGCGAAAGATGCGGAGTTGAAGTAACTCGCGCCAAAGTTCGTCGTGAGCGAATGGGACATATTGAACTTGCAGCGCCAGTAACTCATATCTGGTACTTCAAAGGTGTGCCAAGCCGTCTTGGATACTTGCTAGATCTTGCTCCAAAAGATTTAGAAAAGGTAATTTATTTTGCTGCGTATATGATCACAGAGGTTGATACTGAAGCTCGCGCTGAAGATATGCCAACACTGGAGAAAAAGTACTCCTCCGATGTTAAGAAGATTGAGTCACGCCGTGATCTTGAATTAGATACTCGCACCAAGAAGATGGAATCTGATCTATCTGATCTTGAAGATGAGGGTGCTAAAGCTGATGCGCGTCGTAAAGTACGCGAGTCTGGTGAGCGCGAACTAAAAACTATTCGTGATCGCAATCAAAAAGAGCTAGATCGTCTTGATGCAGTATGGAATCGTTTTAAGAATCTTAAAGTACAAGATCTTGAAGGCGATGAGTTGTTATATCGCGAACTTCGCGATCGTTATGGCGTGTATTTCAAAGGATCAATGGGTGCGTCTGCAATTAAAGCTCGTCTTGAAACCTTTGATCTAAAAGCTGAGTTTGATAAATTAAATGAGTTATCACAAACAGGTAAGGGTCAAAAGAAGACTCGTGCAATTAAGAGATTAAAGGTTGTTAACTCATTCCTTAATACTCGTAATAAACCGGCATCAATGGTCCTTGATTGTGTACCAGTTATTCCACCAGATCTTCGCCCAATGGTTCAACTAGATGGTGGCCGTTTTGCTACCAGTGATCTAAATGATTTATATCGACGGGTAATTAACCGTAATAATCGTTTAAAGCGCCTAGCTGATCTTGGTGCTCCTGAGATTATTGTTAACAACGAAAAGCGTATGTTGCAAGAAGCGGTTGATTCACTATTTGATAATGGTCGTCGCGGACGCCCAGTAACTGGACCAGGAAATCGTCCACTTAAATCACTTTCTGACATGCTTAAGGGTAAGCAAGGACGCTTCCGTCAAAACTTACTTGGAAAACGTGTTGATTACTCAGGTCGTTCAGTAATCGTAGTTGGACCACAACTTAAATTGCATCAGTGCGGTTTGCCAAAACAAATGGCACTTGAATTATTTAAACCATTTGTTATGAAGCGCTTAGTTGATTTAAATCATGCTCAAAACATTAAATCTGCAAAGAGAATGGTTGAGCGTGCTCGTCCAGTAGTTTGGGATGTATTAGAAGAGGTAATTGCTGAGCATCCAGTGCTACTAAACCGTGCACCAACTCTGCACCGACTTGGTATTCAAGCATTTGAGCCACAATTAGTTGAAGGTAAGGCTATTCAAATTCACCCATTAGTTTGTACTGCATTTAACGCAGACTTTGATGGTGATCAGATGGCTGTTCACTTACCACTATCAGCTGAAGCACAAGCTGAGGCTCGAGTATTAATGCTTTCAAGTAATAATATTTTATCTCCAGCTTCTGGTCGACCAATTACATCTCCTACTCAGGACATGGTGCTTGGTCTTTACTTCCTAACCTCACTACGTGAGAAAGAATTAGGAGAGGGCAGAGCATTTTCATCAATTGCTGAAGCAGTAATGGCATTTGATCAAGGCAGCCTCTCACTACAAGCAAAAATTAAACTTCGTATTGATAAGAGTGGTGTGGCTGAAACTCGCGAGACCACATTAGGTCGTGCTTTATTTAATGAAGTACTACCAGCTGATTTCCCATTTGTTGATTACGATGTTACTAAGAAGCTTCTTGGTTTAATTGTTGATAATTTGGCTGAAGGTTATGCCAAAGTAACAGTTGCACAAACCCTAGATGCACTTAAGTCACTTGGTTTCTACTGGGCTACTCGCGCTGGTGTGACTATCTCAATTAACGATGTTGTAACTCCAGGACGTAAACGAGAGATCTTGGAAGGTTATGAAACTAAGGCAGATAAGGTTCAATCACAGTATGAAAAAGGATTAATTACTGATGATGAGCGACGCCAAGAGTTAATTGAAATTTGGACACTTGCTACCAACGAGGTTGCTAAAGAGATGGAAGATAATTTCCCTCGCACCAACCCAGTTTGGATGATGGTTTATTCAGGTGCTCGTGGAAATATGATGCAGATCCGCCAAATTGCAGGTATGCGTGGACTTGTAGCTAACCCAAAGGGTGAAATTATTCCTCGTCCGATTAAATCAAACTTCCGTGAAGGTCTCTCCGTTCTTGAGTACTTCATTTCAACACATGGTGCTCGTAAAGGTTTGGCCGATACCGCACTTCGTACCGCAGACTCTGGTTACCTAACCCGTCGTCTTTGCGATGTTGCTCAAGATGTAATTATTCGTGAGGAAGATTGTGGAACTGATCGCGGCCTAACTCTGAAGATGGCAGCAAAAGATTCAACTGGCACATTAGTTCGTGATGATCATGTTGAGACATCATTATTTGGCCGTAACTTAGCTGAAGATGTATCAGCCTCCGGCAAGGTATTACTTACTGCTGGGACTGATCTAGGTGATCGCAACATCGATACATTAGTTGCAGCTGGGATTGAAGAAGTTAAGGTTCGCTCAGTTCTAACTTGCGATAGCAAGGTTGGACAATGCGCAATGTGTTACGGCCGCTCAATGGCTGCTGGCAAGATTGTTGATGTCGGTGAAGCTGTTGGAATTATTGCTGCTCAATCAATTGGTGAGCCAGGAACACAGCTAACAATGCGTACCTTCCATACTGGTGGTGCTCAATTACTTGGCGAGACTCAAATTACCCATGGTCTACCTCGTGTTCAAGAATTATTTGAAGCAAGAACTCCAAAGGGTGTAGCACCAATTGCAGAAGCTGCTGGAACTGTTTCATTCCTAGAGGATGCTAAAGGTAAGAAGATTGTTGTTACCCCAGAAGATGGTGGTGAAGCAGTTGCTTATCCAATTACTCGTCGCCAAAAACTTCTAGTTGAAGATGGATCACGTGTAAGCGTTGGTCAGCAATTAGTTGTTGGCGCAATTGATCCTAAGCAAGTTCTTCGAATCTTAGGACCACGTCAAACTCAGATTCACTTAGTAAGTGAAATTCAAGAGGTTTATCGTATGCAGGGTGTTTCTATCCACGATAAGCACATTGAAATTATTGTTCGCCAAATGCTAAAGCGAATTACTGTGCTAGAGCCAGGTGATGCTGATCTATTGCCAGGTGAGTTAGTTGAGCGCGGTCGCTTTGAAGAAGAGAACCGTCGTGTTGTTTCAACTGGTGGTAAAGCTGCATCTGGTCGACCTGAGTTAATGGGTATTACCAAGGCTTCTCTTGCTACTGAGTCATGGTTATCAGCAGCATCATTCCAAGAGACAACTCGTGTGTTAACTGATGCGGCATTGTCTGAAAAGAGTGATCCACTACTAGGACTTAAGGAAAACGTAATTATCGGTAAGTTAATTCCAGCTGGAACTGGACTTGCTAGATACCGAAATATTCGAGTTGAGCCAACTGAGGAAGCAAAGGCTGCTGTCTATGCTGCTTATGATCAATACGAGTTCACACCATTTGAATCACAAGGTTCTGGTGAAGCAGTTCGTTTGGATGAGTTCGAAGTTCGCTAA
- the trhA gene encoding PAQR family membrane homeostasis protein TrhA, translated as MEKPKLRGIVHLVMSPLSLVAGLILITLANELRGRITLGIFTLTAVTLFTCSALYHRVAWNDKNKAIWRRIDHSNISILIAGTYTPFAVYLLQPSQTKTLLIVAWGGAILISLLRIFWLSAPRWLYVAGYISLGWAAVFYMPAFFNSGGVAIFILILTGGLLYSAGGVIYALKKPNFSISWFGFHELFHALTAAAFICHFVAAILTVFSNR; from the coding sequence ATGGAAAAGCCAAAATTACGCGGAATCGTGCATTTAGTGATGTCCCCACTTAGCTTGGTGGCTGGGCTAATACTTATTACTTTGGCAAATGAACTACGAGGGCGAATTACCCTCGGCATATTCACGCTAACCGCAGTTACTTTATTTACCTGCAGCGCTTTATATCACCGGGTGGCCTGGAATGATAAAAATAAAGCAATTTGGCGAAGGATTGATCACTCAAATATTTCAATTTTAATTGCCGGTACCTATACCCCTTTTGCAGTTTATTTATTACAGCCAAGTCAAACTAAAACATTGTTAATTGTTGCTTGGGGTGGAGCAATTCTTATTTCACTACTTAGAATTTTTTGGCTCTCAGCTCCTCGTTGGTTATATGTTGCCGGATATATTTCATTAGGTTGGGCAGCAGTCTTTTATATGCCTGCGTTTTTCAACTCCGGTGGGGTTGCAATATTTATTTTAATTCTAACTGGTGGGCTTTTATACTCTGCTGGCGGTGTTATCTATGCCCTTAAAAAGCCAAATTTTTCAATTAGCTGGTTTGGCTTTCATGAGTTATTTCATGCACTGACGGCTGCAGCATTTATTTGTCACTTTGTTGCAGCAATACTGACAGTATTTTCTAATAGATAA
- the rpsL gene encoding 30S ribosomal protein S12, translated as MPTIQQLVRKGRAEKTDKTSTPALKGSPQRRGVCTRVYTTTPKKPNSALRKVARVRLTSGMEVTAYIPGEGHNLQEHSIVLVRGGRVKDLPGVRYKIVRGSLDTQGVKDRKQSRSRYGAKREKK; from the coding sequence GTGCCAACTATTCAGCAGCTGGTCCGTAAGGGCCGCGCCGAGAAGACAGATAAGACGAGCACACCTGCATTAAAAGGTAGCCCGCAACGTCGTGGTGTTTGCACACGTGTTTATACAACTACACCAAAGAAGCCAAACTCAGCGCTTCGTAAAGTTGCACGTGTACGTCTAACAAGTGGCATGGAAGTAACTGCATATATTCCTGGTGAAGGTCATAACTTACAAGAGCACTCAATTGTTTTAGTTCGCGGCGGTCGTGTTAAAGATCTACCTGGTGTGCGTTACAAAATTGTTCGTGGCTCTCTCGATACCCAAGGTGTTAAAGATCGTAAACAATCACGTTCTCGCTATGGCGCAAAGAGGGAGAAGAAGTAA
- the rpsG gene encoding 30S ribosomal protein S7, giving the protein MPRKGSVPKAPVIADPVYASPVVTSLINKILMHGKRSTAEAIVYGALENCRTKTNTDPVITLKRALDNVKPTVEVRSRRVGGATYQVPVEVKPARATALGLRWIVDNSRERREKSMAERLGNELIDASNGLGAAVKKREDTHKMAEANKAFAHYRW; this is encoded by the coding sequence ATGCCACGTAAAGGTTCGGTTCCAAAAGCACCGGTAATTGCTGATCCGGTTTATGCATCCCCTGTGGTTACATCTTTAATTAATAAGATTTTAATGCATGGCAAAAGATCAACCGCTGAAGCAATTGTTTATGGCGCACTTGAGAATTGCCGTACTAAAACAAATACTGATCCAGTAATTACATTAAAGCGTGCACTAGATAACGTAAAGCCAACGGTTGAGGTTCGCTCTCGCCGAGTTGGTGGGGCAACATATCAAGTACCAGTTGAAGTAAAGCCAGCTCGTGCTACTGCACTCGGACTTCGTTGGATTGTAGATAACTCAAGAGAGCGCCGTGAGAAATCAATGGCAGAGCGTTTAGGAAATGAATTAATTGATGCCAGCAATGGCTTAGGCGCAGCAGTTAAAAAGCGCGAAGACACACACAAGATGGCTGAAGCAAACAAGGCGTTTGCTCACTATCGCTGGTAA
- the fusA gene encoding elongation factor G — MATAIDLAKVRNIGIMAHIDAGKTTTTERILFYTGINYKIGEVHEGAATMDWMEQEQERGITITSAATTCHWKDHMINIIDTPGHVDFTVEVERSLRVLDGAVAVFDGVAGVEPQSETVWRQADRYNVPRLCFINKLDRTGASFDRCVEMIKSRLNATPLVLQIPIGVEGDFLGVVDLIAMKALVWPGETKKGEDYLIEEIPANLAEKAKQARHELLETLADCDDTIMEKYLEGAELTEDEIIAGIRRATLADKATPVLTGSAFKNKGVQPMLDAVNRYLPSPLDIKAIVGHKQGDASVSIERQPNNDEPFSALAFKIMRDPHLGKLTFVRIYSGSLTAGTAVLNSTKDRKERIGKIYQMHANKREEMESAGAGMIIAVMGLKDTTTGETLCDVDKPVILESMDFPAPVISVAIEPKTKADQEKLGIAIQSLAEEDPTFHVKSDEETGQTIISGMGELHLEILVDRMKREFKVEANVGKPQVAYRETLRKTVARYDYTHKKQSGGSGQFAKIQIAVEPLPAGSEQSYEFVNKITGGRIPKEYIPSVDDGCQEALASGPLAGYPLVDVKVTLLDGAYHDVDSSELAFKIAGIAAFKEAARLAGPVLLEPVMSVEVITPEDFMGDVIGDINSRRGQILAMDERSGARIVKATVPLSEMFGYVGDLRSRTQGRASYSMQFDSYAEVPQAVSKEIIAKVRGE, encoded by the coding sequence ATTGCAACCGCAATCGATCTAGCCAAGGTCCGCAACATTGGAATCATGGCTCACATTGACGCGGGTAAAACTACAACTACTGAGCGAATTCTTTTCTATACCGGTATTAACTACAAAATTGGTGAGGTTCATGAGGGCGCAGCCACTATGGACTGGATGGAGCAAGAGCAAGAGCGCGGAATCACAATTACATCTGCAGCAACAACATGTCATTGGAAAGATCACATGATCAACATCATTGATACACCAGGACACGTAGATTTCACTGTTGAAGTTGAACGATCACTTCGCGTACTAGATGGCGCAGTTGCAGTATTTGATGGTGTTGCTGGAGTTGAACCACAATCTGAAACAGTATGGCGCCAGGCAGATCGTTATAACGTTCCACGTCTTTGTTTTATTAACAAACTAGATCGCACCGGTGCTTCATTTGATCGCTGTGTAGAGATGATCAAGTCTCGTCTTAATGCCACACCATTAGTACTACAAATTCCAATTGGCGTAGAAGGTGACTTCCTAGGAGTTGTTGATTTAATTGCAATGAAAGCATTGGTATGGCCAGGTGAGACTAAAAAGGGTGAAGATTATTTAATAGAAGAGATCCCAGCTAACTTAGCTGAGAAAGCAAAACAAGCACGTCATGAATTACTAGAGACATTAGCTGACTGTGATGACACCATCATGGAGAAGTACTTAGAGGGTGCTGAACTAACCGAGGATGAAATTATTGCCGGAATTCGCCGGGCAACTCTTGCTGATAAGGCAACTCCAGTATTAACTGGATCTGCATTTAAAAACAAGGGCGTGCAGCCAATGCTTGATGCGGTAAATCGTTACCTACCAAGTCCATTAGATATCAAAGCAATTGTTGGACACAAGCAAGGTGATGCATCAGTATCAATTGAGCGTCAACCAAATAATGATGAACCATTTTCAGCACTCGCTTTTAAAATTATGCGAGATCCCCATCTAGGTAAATTAACCTTCGTTCGGATTTACTCTGGCTCATTAACGGCCGGAACTGCAGTACTTAATTCAACTAAAGATAGAAAAGAAAGAATTGGAAAGATTTATCAGATGCACGCTAATAAGCGTGAGGAAATGGAATCAGCCGGAGCCGGAATGATTATTGCGGTAATGGGTCTTAAGGACACAACAACCGGTGAAACATTATGTGATGTTGATAAGCCAGTAATTTTAGAATCAATGGATTTCCCAGCACCAGTTATTTCAGTAGCAATTGAGCCAAAGACAAAGGCTGATCAAGAAAAACTTGGAATTGCAATCCAATCATTAGCAGAGGAAGACCCAACCTTCCACGTTAAATCAGATGAAGAAACTGGCCAGACAATTATTTCTGGAATGGGTGAGCTTCACTTAGAAATTTTAGTAGATCGTATGAAGCGTGAATTTAAAGTTGAAGCAAATGTTGGTAAGCCTCAGGTGGCATACCGCGAGACACTTCGCAAAACAGTTGCTCGTTATGACTACACCCACAAGAAGCAATCTGGTGGTTCTGGACAGTTTGCAAAGATTCAAATCGCAGTAGAGCCGCTACCAGCTGGTTCTGAGCAATCATATGAATTCGTAAATAAAATTACTGGCGGACGTATTCCTAAGGAGTACATCCCATCTGTTGATGATGGTTGCCAGGAAGCACTCGCTAGTGGACCACTTGCTGGTTATCCATTAGTTGATGTGAAAGTAACTCTTCTTGATGGCGCTTACCATGATGTTGACTCATCAGAGCTTGCCTTCAAGATTGCTGGAATCGCAGCATTTAAGGAAGCAGCAAGACTTGCTGGTCCTGTACTGCTGGAACCAGTTATGTCAGTTGAAGTAATTACTCCTGAAGATTTCATGGGTGATGTAATCGGTGACATAAATAGTCGTCGTGGTCAGATCTTGGCCATGGATGAGCGGTCAGGTGCCAGAATCGTTAAGGCAACAGTGCCACTGTCAGAGATGTTCGGCTATGTCGGAGATCTTCGCAGCAGGACACAAGGTCGCGCGAGCTACAGCATGCAATTTGATTCGTATGCCGAAGTTCCACAAGCGGTATCGAAAGAAATCATTGCAAAGGTTCGCGGCGAGTAA
- the tuf gene encoding elongation factor Tu, with product MTKAKFERNKPHVNIGTIGHIDHGKTTLTAAISKVLHDKFPDVNPLMNFDQIDKAPEERQRGITISIAHIEYQTEKRHYAHVDCPGHADYIKNMITGAAQMDGAILVVAATDGPMPQTKEHVLLARQVGVPSIIVALNKTDMVDDAEILELVEMEVRELLNKYEFPGDTTPIVRISALKALEGDQKWVDALLELMNQVDSFIPQPVREIEKPFLMPVEDVFTITGRGTVVTGRIERGIVKVNEEVEIVGIRLDAQKTIVTGVEMFRKLLDEGQAGENVGLLLRGTKREDVERGQVVCKPGTITPHTDFEASAYILSKDEGGRHTPFFNNYRPQFYFRTTDVTGVVTLPSGTEMVMPGDNTAMTVALIQPVAMEEGLRFAIREGGRTVGAGRVTKIVK from the coding sequence GTGACAAAGGCGAAGTTCGAGCGGAATAAACCGCACGTAAACATCGGCACCATCGGTCACATTGACCACGGTAAGACAACTCTTACTGCGGCAATTTCCAAGGTGCTTCATGACAAGTTCCCGGATGTAAATCCACTGATGAATTTTGATCAAATTGATAAGGCGCCAGAAGAGCGTCAACGCGGTATTACTATTTCTATCGCACACATTGAATACCAGACAGAGAAGCGTCACTACGCACACGTTGACTGTCCAGGACACGCTGACTACATCAAGAACATGATCACTGGTGCAGCGCAAATGGATGGCGCAATTTTGGTAGTAGCAGCAACTGATGGACCAATGCCACAAACTAAGGAGCACGTACTACTTGCTCGTCAGGTTGGCGTTCCTTCAATCATTGTTGCACTAAACAAAACTGACATGGTTGATGATGCTGAAATTCTTGAGCTTGTTGAAATGGAAGTTCGTGAACTTCTAAACAAGTATGAGTTCCCAGGAGATACAACTCCAATCGTTCGCATCTCAGCGCTTAAGGCACTTGAGGGCGATCAGAAGTGGGTAGATGCACTTCTTGAGTTGATGAATCAAGTTGATAGCTTTATTCCTCAGCCAGTACGTGAGATTGAAAAGCCATTCCTAATGCCAGTAGAAGATGTATTTACAATTACTGGTCGCGGAACTGTTGTTACTGGTCGTATCGAGCGCGGAATTGTTAAGGTCAACGAAGAGGTTGAAATCGTTGGTATCCGTTTAGATGCACAAAAGACAATTGTTACTGGCGTTGAAATGTTCCGTAAGTTACTTGATGAGGGTCAGGCTGGCGAAAACGTTGGTCTTCTTCTTCGTGGAACTAAGCGTGAAGATGTTGAGCGTGGTCAGGTTGTTTGTAAGCCTGGCACTATTACACCTCACACAGATTTCGAAGCCTCTGCATACATCCTTTCAAAGGATGAGGGTGGTCGTCACACACCATTCTTTAACAACTACCGTCCTCAGTTCTACTTCCGTACAACGGATGTAACTGGTGTGGTAACACTTCCATCTGGTACTGAAATGGTTATGCCTGGCGATAACACCGCTATGACCGTAGCTCTTATTCAGCCAGTTGCTATGGAAGAGGGACTTCGCTTTGCGATCCGTGAAGGTGGCCGCACCGTTGGTGCAGGTCGCGTAACAAAGATCGTTAAGTAA
- the rpsJ gene encoding 30S ribosomal protein S10 encodes MAGQKIRIRLKAYDHEVIDTSAKKIVETVERTGATVAGPVPLPTEKNTYCVIRSPHKYKDSREHFEMRTHKRLIDIIDPTPKTVDSLMRLDLPAGVDIEIKL; translated from the coding sequence ATGGCCGGACAAAAGATCCGCATTAGGCTTAAGGCGTATGACCATGAGGTGATTGACACTTCAGCGAAGAAAATCGTTGAAACTGTTGAGCGCACTGGTGCTACCGTCGCAGGCCCAGTTCCGCTGCCTACTGAGAAAAACACTTACTGTGTTATTCGTTCTCCACATAAATATAAAGATAGCCGCGAGCACTTTGAGATGCGCACCCATAAGCGCCTAATCGACATCATCGATCCAACACCTAAAACTGTTGATTCATTGATGCGTCTTGATTTGCCAGCTGGCGTTGACATTGAGATCAAGCTCTAA
- the rplC gene encoding 50S ribosomal protein L3, with translation MTTTQSKSSAIKGILGKKLGMTQVFDSQNKIVPVTVIQAGPCVVTQIRTIEKDGYTAVQLAFGAIEPRKVSKPQAGQFAKAGVTPRLEVAELRISSTEGYSVGQELKADVFASGEIVDASGTSKGKGTAGVMKRHGFSGIGASHGVDKKHRMSGSIGNRTTPGRVFKGKRMMGRMGIDTVTTQNLLVHSVDPVNNTILIRGATPGAIGATIFIRSAAKKAAAETVNTKVGA, from the coding sequence ATGACAACTACGCAATCAAAGTCTTCTGCCATCAAAGGCATCTTGGGTAAGAAGCTGGGTATGACACAGGTCTTTGACTCCCAAAATAAAATTGTTCCAGTAACTGTTATTCAGGCTGGTCCTTGTGTGGTAACTCAAATCCGCACAATTGAAAAAGATGGCTACACCGCTGTGCAATTAGCATTTGGTGCGATTGAGCCACGTAAAGTTTCTAAGCCACAAGCTGGTCAATTTGCAAAAGCAGGAGTAACACCACGTCTTGAAGTTGCTGAACTTCGCATCTCAAGTACTGAGGGATACTCAGTTGGTCAAGAATTAAAGGCAGATGTATTCGCATCCGGTGAAATTGTTGATGCCAGCGGTACATCAAAAGGAAAAGGAACTGCTGGTGTTATGAAGCGCCATGGTTTCTCTGGAATTGGTGCATCCCACGGTGTTGATAAGAAGCATCGTATGTCCGGTTCAATTGGTAACAGAACAACACCCGGACGTGTATTTAAAGGTAAGCGCATGATGGGCCGTATGGGTATTGACACTGTCACTACACAAAATCTTTTAGTGCACTCAGTAGATCCAGTAAATAACACCATATTAATTCGTGGCGCAACACCAGGTGCAATCGGTGCAACTATTTTTATCCGCTCAGCTGCAAAGAAAGCTGCGGCTGAAACAGTTAACACGAAGGTTGGTGCCTAA
- the rplD gene encoding 50S ribosomal protein L4: protein MSLKIEVKDIAGKPTGSVDLPAAIFDVQANVPLIHQVVVAQLAAARAGTHKTKNRGEVSGGGKKPFKQKGTGRARQGSTRSPNQRHGGVAHGPVPRKYDQRTPKKMIAAALKGVLSDRQRASRIHAVSGIVEASTTKAAISAVRQFSDRKNLLVVLSRTENAAWLALRNHDDLHLIVNDQLNAYDVLVADDVIFSEGALRDFIAGPATGKGATAVARESEVGVSA from the coding sequence ATGTCATTAAAGATTGAGGTTAAAGATATTGCTGGTAAGCCAACTGGTTCAGTTGATTTACCTGCCGCAATATTTGATGTACAGGCAAATGTGCCATTAATTCATCAGGTAGTTGTTGCGCAGCTAGCAGCTGCTCGCGCTGGTACTCACAAGACTAAAAATCGTGGTGAAGTATCTGGTGGTGGTAAGAAACCATTTAAACAAAAAGGAACTGGTCGCGCTCGTCAGGGTTCAACTCGTTCACCTAACCAACGCCATGGTGGAGTTGCACATGGTCCAGTACCTCGTAAGTATGACCAACGCACACCAAAGAAAATGATTGCAGCAGCTCTAAAAGGCGTACTTTCTGATCGCCAACGCGCTTCTCGTATTCACGCAGTAAGTGGCATCGTTGAAGCAAGCACAACTAAAGCAGCAATTTCTGCAGTGCGTCAGTTCTCAGATCGTAAGAATTTATTAGTTGTTTTATCACGTACTGAAAATGCTGCCTGGCTTGCACTTAGAAATCATGATGATCTGCATCTAATCGTTAATGATCAATTAAATGCATACGATGTTTTAGTAGCCGATGATGTTATTTTCTCAGAGGGTGCACTTCGCGACTTTATTGCAGGTCCTGCAACTGGTAAGGGAGCAACCGCAGTTGCTCGTGAGAGTGAAGTTGGAGTATCAGCATGA
- the rplW gene encoding 50S ribosomal protein L23, with amino-acid sequence MKNYRDVLLAPVVSEKSYSLLDGNKYTFLVAPDANKTEIKIAVEKVFGVKVLSVNTMNREGKRKRTALGFGKRKDTKRAIVHVAAGQRIDIFGGPVS; translated from the coding sequence ATGAAAAACTATCGCGACGTATTACTAGCTCCAGTAGTTTCTGAGAAGTCTTACTCATTACTAGATGGAAATAAGTACACATTCTTAGTTGCACCTGATGCTAATAAAACAGAGATCAAGATCGCTGTTGAAAAAGTATTTGGCGTAAAGGTATTAAGTGTTAACACCATGAACCGTGAGGGTAAGCGCAAGCGCACTGCACTCGGTTTTGGAAAGCGTAAAGATACAAAGCGTGCAATTGTGCATGTGGCAGCCGGACAACGGATCGACATCTTTGGAGGACCAGTCTCTTAA